The following is a genomic window from Capnocytophaga stomatis.
ATCAACTTTATTTATTATTTTTGCAGGCTTTAATACTAAAAAACTATGGTTTTACCTATTGTTGCTTATGGAGACCCTGTACTTAGAAAAGTAGGGACAGACATCACAGCGGATTATCCAAACTTGAAAGAATTGATAGCCAATATGTTTGAAACGATGGAAGCAAGTCACGGTGTTGGGCTGGCTGCTCCCCAAATTGGTTTGCCAATTCGTTTGTTTGTCATTGATGCATCGCCATTTGGTGAGGACGAGGATTTAACTGCGGAAGAACAAGAATTTTTGAAGAATTTCAGAAAAACATTTATCAACGCAAAAATTCTTGAAGAAACGGGAGATAAATGGAATTTCAATGAAGGCTGTTTGAGTATTCCCGGAGTGAGAGAAGATGTGCTTCGTCACAAAAAACTTACAATCAGTTATTTGGATGAGAATTTTACTCCTCAAGAATTGACAGTTGATGGGCTTGCTGCACGAATTATTCAGCACGAATATGACCATATTGAAGGGATTTTGTTCACAGACAAACTTTCGGCTTTCAAAAAACGATTGTTAAAAGGAAAACTTACGGACATTAGCAAAGGAAAAGTAAATGTGGATTACAGAATGCGTTTCCCAGGTGCAAAGAAAAGATAGAAAAATAGAATTTATAAATATAAAAGTTTAATAGATAGAGAATTAGAGATTAATTTTTATAATACAGAAAGATGAATTTAAACAAGATTTTAGCCATTTCGGGCAAACCAGGATTATATCATTTAGAGTCGCAAACACGTACAGGATTTTTGGCAACATCATTGTTGGACGGAAAACGAGTTTCGGTGGGAATCAGAAATAACGTGAGCTTACTTTCAGAAATCGCTATATATACATTGGAAACAGAAGTTCCTTTAGCTGAGGTATTTAAAAATATTAAACAAAAAGAAAATAACGGAAAAACGAGCATTTCTCACAAATCTGATGATGCAACATTGGAGGAATATTTCTTCAGTGTTCTGCCTAATTACGATGAAGACCGTGTGTACGCAAGTGACATTAAAAAAGTAATACAATGGTACAATTTGCTTCTTGAAAAAGGATTTTTAGAAGAAACTCCAGAGAATAAAGAGGAAGTTTCTGAAAAAGAAGAAGTTGTTAAAGGATAATTTATTTTGAAGGCGATGCATTGGCATCGTCTTTTTTATAACTTTAAAAGAGAAAAAGATGAAAATTCAGTTGTTTAAAAACATTGAGGAAGAGCAGTTAATAGATGTAACTATTTATATTACAGAAAGCTTAAATAGCTTGCCGGCCACGCTTTATCCCTATCTTGAAAAGTATTTTGAAAAAAAGAAAAATGTTGTTATTTCAATTCCTACACTTGAAGAGCCTTTGGTAATAGCATTAATTTTAGAAAAATCCGAAAAGGAATCTGTTAATAATGAAAAGGCAAGATTGATTGGAAATGAAATACTTACACTGTTGAAAAAAGAAGAGTATCTCACAGCTCGTATCATTTCAGCAGTGGAAGATGAAATGGCTTTGATGGTTCTTGAAGGTATGCTTTTGAGTGATTATCATTTCACAAAATACAAAACTAAGGAAGAAGAAAAGAAAGAAAAAGATATTCAAGTATATACGGAAATTGCTGAGGATAAAATAATTGAGCTTGTAGGTTTATTGGAAACGGTATCCATTGCTCGCAATTTAGTGAATGAGCCTCCTTCCGTTTTGACAACAACACGATTTTCGGAGGAGATTACAAATTTGGGCAATCGTTACGGGTTTGATGTAAATGTACTTAGTAAATCGCAAATCAAAAAGCTAAGAATGGGAGGATTGCTTGGCGTTAATGCAGGAAGTGATGTGCCTCCAACATTCAATATTCTTACTTGGCGTCCTCAAGATGCTAAAAATCAGCAACCTTATATCTTTGTAGGGAAGGGAGTTGTCTATGATACAGGAGGTTACAATGTGAAGCCGGGTAGTTATATGGATACAATGAAATCGGATATGGCGGGAGCAGCGGCGGTAGTTGGTTTGCTTTGTGCTGTGGCTCAAAATAAACTGCCAATACACGTAATAGGGCTAATTCCTGCTACGGATAATCGCATTAACAGCAATGCTTTTGTTTCTGATGATGTATTGACAATGATGAACGGAACAACTGTTGAGGTAAAAAATACAGATGCTGAAGGGCGTCTTATTTTGGCTGATGCTTTGGTTTATGCCCAAAATTTGAATCCTAAAATAGTGATTGATTTGGCTACGCTTACCGGAGCGGCTGCTCGGGTTACAGGTCACTACGGAAGTGCTTTTATGGGGAATGCTTCTGCGGAAATTAAGCAAAGTTTGCAACAATCAGGGGAAATGGTTTTTGAGAGGTTGGTAGAACTTCCTTTTTGGGAAGAGTTTGCTGAAGACTTGGAATCGCCCATTGCCGATATCAAAAATTTAGGAAAACCCGAAGGCGGAGCTTCCTCAGCAGGAAAATTCTTGGAGCATTTCACGAATTACCCTTGGCTACATATTGATATTGCAGGAACTGCCTTTCTAACAGCACCTTATCGGTATTTCAAACCTGGTGCAACGGGTGTAGGTATCCGATTGTTATATCATTTTCTGAAAAAAGAAGAAAATATTTTATAAGCATTTCAAGAAAAGAAAAATTCCAAGTGTTAGAGAAGTTCCTCATACTTGGAATTTTTTTCTGTAAACAAAAACTATTTGTATTTTCCGCAGAAAGTTGTATATTAGCCAAATAAATTTTAAAATTCAAAACTATGCAAGATTTATTCACATCCGTTCCTTTTATTCTTATAGTTGTATTTATTATTTTCGGAACATTTTTTACGGTTAAGCAACAAACTGCGGTTTCTGTTGAGCGTTTCGGTAAATTTCAAAGTATTCGGCATTCGGGATTACAAATGAAAATTCCGATTATTGATAAAGTTGCTGCTCGTATTAGCTTGAAAATTCAACAGTTAGATGTTATTGTTGAAACAAAAACTCTTGATGATGTATTTGTAAAAATCAAAGTATCAGTACAATATGTGGTAATTAAGGACAAAGTGTACGATGCTATTTATCGTCTTGAATATCCTCACGACCAAATTACAAGCTATGTGTTTGATGTGGTACGTGCTGAGGTTCCGAAAATGCGTTTGGATGATGTTTTTGTTAAAAAAGATGACATTGCAATCGCTGTAAAACGTGAGGTGCAAGAAGCGATGGAAACTTACGGGTATGACATTATTAAGACCCTTGTGACAGATATTGACCCTGATGCACAAGTAAAAGCAGCGATGAACCGAATTAATGCAGCTGAACGTGAGAAAGTTGCAGCTCAATATGAAGGAGATGCTCAACGTATTTTAATTGTGGAAAAGGCAAAAGCGGAAGCGGAAAGCAAACGTTTGCAAGGACAAGGTATTGCCGACCAACGTCGTGAAATTGCACGCGGATTGGTAGAAAGCGTTGATGTGCTTAATAAGGTTGGAATTAGTTCGCAAGAGGCTTCGGCTTTGATTGTTGTAACACAGCATTACGACACCTTACAGGCTGTAGGTCAGGAAACTAACAGTAATTTGATTTTGTTGCCAAATTCTCCGCAAGCGGGAAGTGATATGCTTAATAATATGATAACTTCATTTACCGCATCTAATCAAATTGCAGAAAAAATGAAAAACAAGGACAAAAATTTATAATAGCAAATTTAATAATGGTATAATTCCAAGAAAAACGTTTTTTCCTGCTGAATTATTTTTTTTCATACGTTTGTGAAATAAATATTTATTAAGTATCTTTGTTTGCTTCAAGTAAATAAAAAAAGCTATGGAAAAGATGTTGAATTATTTTTACCTCTTTGTTTTGTGCTTCGCCTTTTTAGGATTTTTTAATGTGCCTTATCACAGTACTTTACTTTCATTATTTGGAGTTTTAGTTTTTATATCAGTGTTTTACGCTCATTTTAAAGATTACCGAAAGCAAGTGCGTTGGGGCTTAATATTGATGTTTATAATTCCGTTTTTTCTAATCTTTTTGGGAAAATAGACGTAACTTTTTAAATTCAAAATAACTAAAAAAATTAATTATAAAATAAAAATAAGAATAGATGAATCATTTTACAGCAGAAGATTTTGAAAAATTGCTAAAAGGTTGGATTACCGAATTGGTTAACTTTGTTCCGACATTGGTCGGAGCCTTATTAATTTTCATCGGAGGACGTTATGTAATTCGTTTTTTGGTGAATTTAATACAGAGAATAATGTTGCGAAGAGAGGTAGAGATAACCCTTCAAACTTTTGTCTTACAATTAGTTAAATGGATTCTTCACATTGCATTATTTTTGATAATCGTACAAATTATTGGAATTCCGACAACGCAGTTTTTTGCCATTTTAGCCAGTGCTGGTATTGCCGTAGGGCTGGCTTTGCAGGGTTCGTTATCAAATTTTGCGGGCGGAATTATGATATTGATTTTCAAGCCTTTTAAAGTAGGAGATAATATCGAAGCAAAAGGAGAACGAGGTACTGTAAAACGCATTGGGCTGGTTTCCACTACGCTAAATAAATTTAACAATGAGGAAGTTATCATCCCAAATGGTCCTCTTTTCGGAGATAGTATTATCAATTACACTCGGGAGGATAAAAGACGAGTAAAAGTTTTAGTAGGAATTGGGTATAGTTCTGATCTTCAGAAAGCTAAGGAAATTTTGTTGGATATAGCCAAGAGCGATAAACGAGCCTTTGAAGAGCCTGCTCCGTCCGTATTTGTGGAAGAATTAGCGGATAGTTCTGTGAATATTTCAGTACGTTTTTGGTGTAATAACGATGATTATTGGGATTGTTATTTTGCTGCTATTGAAGCAGTTAAATTGCGATTTGATGCTGAAGGAATCGAAATTCCTTTCCCACAGAGGGTGCTCAATATTGTGAGCGATACCAGCAAATCTTAAAAAAGAATAAAATATATTTTGACAGATATGAAAAAGATAGTTGTAACCGGCGGATTGGGTTTTATCGGTTCGCATACGGTGGTTGAGTTGCAAAACTCAGGTTTTGAAGTGGTTATCATCGATAATTTGTCCAATTCATCGGAGGATGTATTGCCACGTATTGTGAATATTACGGGTAAAAAACCAATTTTTGAAAAATTCGATTTGCGTGACAAACAAGCGGTTATTGATTTTTTCCAAAGACATCACGACATTGCCGGAATGATTCACTTTGCGGCTTCAAAAGCTGTTGGGGAAAGCGTGGAAAAACCGTTGTTGTACTATGAAAACAACCTAACTACATTGGTTTATCTGCTGCAAGAGTTGAGCAAAAAAGATAAAGCTCATTTCATATTTAGCTCATCTTGTACGGTTTATGGGCAAGCCGATGAGCTTCCAATTACAGAGAACGCTCCTGTGAAAAAGGCGGAATCTCCTTACGGAAATACCAAACAAATCGGAGAGGAAATCATTGTAGATACGTGTAAGGTAACTCCGCATTTGCAAGCAATTTCACTGCGTTACTTCAACCCGATTGGTGCACATCCTTCCGCAGAAATTGGGGAATTGCCTATCGGAGTGCCTCAAAATTTGGTGCCGTTCATCACACAAACGGGCATCGGGCTGCGTGAAAAATTATCCGTTTTTGGAGATGATTACCCAACACCCGACGGAACTTGTATCCGCGATTACATTCACGTGGTGGATTTGGCAAAGGCTCACGTGGTGGCGTTGCAACGTCTGTTAGAAGGCAAAAATGCTGAAAATTATGAAGTTTTCAATGTGGGAACGGGAACAGGAAGTAGCGTTCTGGAAGTGATTAACAGCTTTGAGCGAGTTTCATGCGAAAAATTAAATTATCAAATTGTGGGCAGGCGTGCCGGTGATATTACTGCGGCTTACGCCAATACTGACAAGGCCAATAACGTACTTGGCTGGAAATCAAAATCTACCTTAGATGAGGCAATGGCTTCGGCTTGGAAATGGGAAAAGAAAGTTAGAGGAAAATAAATTGTAACAGAAGAAGGTAAATCCCAAAATCAAAAGAAAATATTTCTTGATTTTGGGATTCGTTTTTTGTATTTAAATAACTTCAAACATTTTACCGGGCAACGGACGAATTACATTCTTCATTTCAAGTTGAAACAGCAAATTAGAAACTTGATAAACAGGTATTTGACATTCAAGAGCAATTGTGTCAAGTAGTTGCTTTCCGTTGTTTTTCAGGTAATTGTGAATTTTTTCTTCTTCTGCTGAAAGTTCTATAAAAAGTTGTTGTTGTATGGGCTTCGATGCAGGTTTATCCCAATTCAAATGATATAATAAATCTTTGGCGGAGGTTAAAATCCGAGCCTTTTCCACACGGATTAAATCATTACATCCTACGCTGTAAGTGTCTGTCGCTCTTCCCGGAACAGCAAAAACATCACGGTTGTAGGAGAAGGCAATGTCTGCGGTAACCAAACTTCCTCCTTTGGAACCCGATTCAATAACCACAGTGGCTTCTGATAGTCCTGCGATAATACGATTTCGGCTGAGAAAATTCTTTCTGTCAAATTTACATTGAAACCCGAAATCGGTTATAAATCCGCCATATTCTTCCATTGTTTCGCAATATTTGCTGTGGGCTTGCGGATAAATCATATTGAGTCCGTGGGCTAAACAAGCAATAGTTTGTAAGTTGTGATTGATGGCAGTTTTATGAGCGGTGATATCTACCCCGTAGGCAAATCCGCTTACAATTACAACATCCAAAGATGCTAAGTCTTCGATTAGTTTTTCGCAAAAAGCTTTACCATAAGGAGTTATGTTGCGAGTCCCGACAATACTCAAAATACGCTTGTTTTTCAGATGAATATTACCACGTTGATAGAAAAAAATCGGGCCATCAACACATTGTTTCAGTAAATCAGGATAGTCGTCATCTGTAAAACAACAAATTTTAATATTGTTTTTTTGAGCGAAATTTAACTCGGCTTCCGCTTCGTGTAAGTATTCTGACTTTAATAAATTTTGAGAAATTCTTTCTCCTATACCATCAATATTTTCAATTTTGTTTTTTTTCTGAGAAAAAATGTCCTTTGCACTCCCAAAGTGGGCAATGAGTTTTTTGGCTGTGATGTCACCTATCAGAGGCGTTTTTTTTAGAGCAATTAAGTAGAGAAGTTCCTCGTCTTTCATTATTTACGATAAATGTTGGGTTATAAAACTAACAAATCAGACATCCTTTCCAAAAAAGAAAAGATGCCCGAGTTGATATTAATTGAAAAATTATTTTGTTGATTTATAGCTAATTATTTATTTGCAAAATAATGGAAAAACCACGGAATAGTTTCGATTCCTTTTAAAAAGTTGAAAATTCCGAAGTGTTCATTTGGAGAGTGAATCGCATCACTGTCCAAACCAAAGCCCATCAAAATGGATTTACTTCCTAATTCTTTCTCGAAAAGAGCCACAATCGGGATACTTCCACCGGAACGAACAGGGATTGGTTCTTTCCCAAAAGTTTGAGCGTAAGCCTTAGCCGCAGCCTTGTAACCTGCTGTATCAATAGGAGTTACGTAACCCTGACCGCCGTGATGAGGTTTTACTTTCACGGTCACGCCCGCTGGTGCAATACTTTCAAAATGTTTTTGGAAGAGTTCTGTAATTTCTTTCCAATCCTGATTTGGAACTAATCGCATTGATATTTTTGCAAAAGCCTTACTTGGGATAACTGTTTTTGCACCTTCTCCTATGTATCCTCCCCAAATTCCATTCACATCAAGAGTAGGGCGGATGGAATTGCGTTCATTGGTTGTGTAGCCTGCTTCTCCGTATATATCATTGATATCCAGAGCTTTTTTGTAGTTTTCCAACGAAAAAGGAGCTTTAGCCATTTCATTGCGTTCTTCTTGTGAAAGTTCTTCAACTTTATCATAGAATCCCGGAATAGTTATTCGTTTATTTTCGTCGTGTAAAGAAGCAATCATTTTGGTAAGCACATTGATAGGATTTGCTACTGCACCTCCGTAAAGTCCTGAGTGTAAGTCACGATTAGGACCTGTTACTTCCACTTCCACATAACTTAATCCACGAAGTCCCGTAGTGATAGAAGGCGTGTCGTTGGCAATCATTCCTGTATCAGAAATCAAAATGATGTCATTTTTTAATTTTTCGTGGTTTCGCTCAACGAACCAACCCAAACTCTCTGAACCGACTTCCTCTTCTCCTTCAATCATAAATTTCACATTACAAGGCAAATTATTGGTTTTCACCATATATTCCAAAGCCTTTACGTGCATATACATTTGCCCTTTGTCATCACACGCACCACGAGCAAAAATAGCTCCTTGCGGATGTTTTTCTGTGGTTTTAATAACAGGCTCGAAAGGGTCAGAAAGCCACAAGTCGAGAGGGTCGGCGGGCTGAACGTCGTAGTGACCGTAAACCAAAACTGTAGGTAGCTTCGGGTCGATGATTTTTTCCCCGTAAACAATTGGGTAGCCTGGAGTTTCGCAAATTTCAGTCATATCACAACCAGCCTCGTCCAATGCTTTTTTTACGGCCTGAGCGGTGTTAATAACGTCTTGGGAATAAGCTGAATCGGCACTTATTGACGGAATTTTAAGAAGTTCCACTAATTCCGAAATAAATCGTTCCTTATTCTCTTCAATATAATTTTTTACTGAGTCCATAGATTTGAAATAAAAATAATTCCCCAAAGGTAGAAATAAAATCAGATTAATCAAAGTTTTTAAGGAAAACTCACAGAATGAAAGTTACCAATAAAAAAATGCTCAAAACTTTCAATAAAGCTTTGAGCATTTTTACGATTGATAAATTTTTATTACAACTTATAGTTTAATCCTAAACCTAATACTTCACGGATTTGGAATCCTTTAGCAGCGTTGTCATCATAAATAGCTTGGAATGTGAAGTTTGCAGACAAATATTTGTTGATTGCCATAGCCACATTTGCAGTGTAATCAATGTCAATATTTTGTGGTTTATCCAAATAGTTGCTGTACAAAGTCAAAATATTTTCCATTGAAACATTTTCCATCAAATTGAATTTCGCATATCCAGCCAACGAAAGACCCATTTCATAACGGAAAGTTTTGTTATCTTCAACTCCGTAATAATCTTTTTTATAAACTGCATTTCCCGGAGTAGTGAAATCTTTATTAACAAAAACGAATTTTGATGTTAAAGGAGCGATGTTTACTTTTAGGTTATCGCTTTTTTTCCACAACATACCCGGACCTACTTGAATAAATGCAGGAGAGAAGAATTTGCTGATAAGGGTTCTGTCTGTTTTTCCGTAGTTGTATCCTTTGTCAAACTGTGTTTTGAAGTTAAACAAAAGTGAGTAGAACCAAGTTTCAGAAGCTTGCTTTCCTAAAACTGAATTGAATTCCAAACGGTCTGTAGTTTTTCTTGTGTACTCATCACCTTTTAGTTTTGTGATTCCATAATCAACAAAAAGGTTGTTGTCCCAAGTCCAGCTGTCTTTTTTGTAGTTAAAAGCGTAACTAACAGCCAAGTTCACTGCAACGTTGTTAGTTCCTCCTCCTTGCCACTCATTGTTGAAGGCAGCTTGGCTGAACATTAAAGAAGCATTTCCGCCACGTGTCCAGTTTGACGTAGGCTCTGTCGTTTCTTGAGCGAAACCACTCAATGAAGATAAAAATAATACTGATAATAAAATTTTTTTCATCTGTTAAAATATTTAAGTTAATTTGGTTTATTTACTTTCTTTTAAAAATGGGCACTGTTGAACAAGCTTCCCCATACATTATGCTTTTGGCAATGGGCTGAATTTTCTGCAAAGCCAAAACATAGGCACTTTCAGGAATTGGTTTTTTGGAACATCCTTTGATTATGACAGGTTTTCCTTCGAGATAAGAAAAATCTATTTTAGAGATAATTTCCTGAAAAACAGAATTTTCCAAGTCGGTTAAATTCCCTTGTACGATTTTTTTTGCGTGAGGTTGCAACTTTGAAGCTATAAGCATAAAAGCCCACGCTGGAACAATTGCATCAGCCGAGTTATCAATTGCAACAAAGCAATTATCGTAATCAGTCCAAGGATGTTTTTCTAATTGCTCTCTGAAGTCTTTTTCCTTCAAAATGAGTCCTTCAAAAAGAAAATCTTTCAAATCGAATAAAACTCGCTTTTCTGTCGGATAAAAGTCTTCTAAATCAAAAACTTCCAACGGACTTTTGGTTACTCTATTTATAATTTCGTCAGCCAAAGGAAACGGTTTTATAAAAATCCTAATTCTAATTTAGCCACCTCACTCATCATATCCTGATGCCAAGGCGGGTCGAAAGTGATTTCAACTTCTACATCATTGATTTCATCAATGCTTTTCACTTTTTCCTGAACTTCCACAGGCAGAATTTCGGCTACCGGGCAATTAGGTGTAGTGAGTGTCATCAGAATCTTTACATCAAAATTTTCATTTACGAACACATCGTAAATTAGCCCCAATTCATAGATATCAACAGGAATTTCCGGGTCGTAAATCGTTTTTAGTGTTTCAACAATTTTTTCGCCTAAGGCTTCTGTATCAATTGTATTTGACATATTTTTAAGATTCTTTTAGTTGATAAACAAGTGCATAGCGTTTCATTTGCTCAATCATACTCACTAAGCCATTGGCACGTGTGGGTGAGAGATGCTCCTTCAGCCCTATTTGGTCAATGAAAGCAGTATCTGCCTTTACAATCTCTTCCGGTGTTTGATTTGAAAAAACACGTACGAGCAAAGCAACGATTCCTTTTGTTATAATAGCATCACTATCAGCGGTGTACACTACTTTTCCTTCTTGAAGGTCGGCAAATAACCAAACCTTGCTTTGGCAACCTTTGATTGTGTAATCGTCTGTTTTGTATTTGTCATCAATCAATGGTAAAGACTTTCCAAGTTCAATCAAATACTCATATCGTTGCATCCAATCATCAAAGAAAGAAAATTCTTCTACAATCTCATTTTGAATTTGCTGAATTGACATATTGAAAATTTGTGGGCAAATGTAATCAATTTTTTTAAGTATGCAAAAAATTAACAAAAAAGTTGAAGTTCAAAAAGATAAAAACCTAACCTCATTGTTTTTTTGGTTGTTTACAACAAGGTTAGGAAGTTTATTTTTTTTCGAAAGTTTTCGCTTTTAATCGTCATCATTGGCGTCTTCCAGAAAATCAGCGAACTCATTGGCTGTACTTCTGAAAGAGAAACTCTCGTGTAATTTGTAGTAATTTTGAGGGTCAACTACATTATAGAAAGCTTCTTTTGCTAATATCAAACGATTGCTGTCAAAGCTCAAACACTTCATCATATCAGCGATTTGCTTTGTAGTAAAAGATGTTGTGTTTTTTTGCATTCTGAAGAACTTAAGTTTGTCATCGTCAAATGTTTGATTTTTAAACATTCTGAAGAAAGAACTGAAATTGTTGTAATTCATTGTTCCTCTTCCGTATGCGTTATTCCAAACGTCATTCCATCTTCTGCCGTAATACACTTCTCGGGCATTATTAAGGTCTATTTCCTCTAAAAGGAATAATCCTCTTTGTGAGAAAAAGTCCAAGACCAAACGTGTGTTGTCACGCGGAGTTATTGTAACACAATATATTAGACTTCGTCCATACCAAATGTTAAGTTGCTGAGTTTTGGCGTACACATCAAAAAAGCGAAACATTCCCGTGCTGCTTGAAATTTCTTGGTCTCCCAAGCTAATGGTAAAACGCCCCATTTCAGGAATACGAATAAATACTTCGGCATAACCCGCATCGTAAGTCATTTCCCAACGATAGTTGTAACTTGTGTTCATTCCGCGGTCAATGGCAACATCTCTTCGGTTTTCGTTTTTTAGCCAACGTCCTGCACTCCCAATTTCTTGAGCATTTCCTGCAACGGTGGCAAACAATAGTAGAAGTAAACTTATCTTTTGCATAAAAAATGTTTTTTTGGTTTGTTTACGGAATATCTAAATCTGTGCCAAATCGCATAATTTTGCTGATTTTTCTTTCAAAATTGATAAAAAAATGATTTTTGGAAGAATGTTTTTTCTGTATTTTTCATAGAAACTTAGTGAGCTTATGTGCTTGAAAATGAATTAAAAAATAAAAAATACAATGATATTTCAAAAATATTTTTATCTTTGTGATGTTTTAAAGAAAGGATTATGGATAATTACACTACAATGTGGAGCTCGGCCACGCCGGGTTTTATTATTTTTTTGATAGACCAATCTGCTTCAATGCAGGAGGAATTTACTGCGGATAAAAACAAAGCTGAGTTCACGGCTTCTGTTATTAATGAAACAATTAATGATTTGATTTTGCAATGCAGTAGCGGAAATATGGTGAAAGACCGTTTGTTTATTTCTCTCATAGGTTACGGAGGAAAGGGAGGCACTTCGGTAGATGATATTCGTTCCGG
Proteins encoded in this region:
- a CDS encoding SufE family protein, producing the protein MSIQQIQNEIVEEFSFFDDWMQRYEYLIELGKSLPLIDDKYKTDDYTIKGCQSKVWLFADLQEGKVVYTADSDAIITKGIVALLVRVFSNQTPEEIVKADTAFIDQIGLKEHLSPTRANGLVSMIEQMKRYALVYQLKES
- a CDS encoding DUF4476 domain-containing protein, with the protein product MQKISLLLLLFATVAGNAQEIGSAGRWLKNENRRDVAIDRGMNTSYNYRWEMTYDAGYAEVFIRIPEMGRFTISLGDQEISSSTGMFRFFDVYAKTQQLNIWYGRSLIYCVTITPRDNTRLVLDFFSQRGLFLLEEIDLNNAREVYYGRRWNDVWNNAYGRGTMNYNNFSSFFRMFKNQTFDDDKLKFFRMQKNTTSFTTKQIADMMKCLSFDSNRLILAKEAFYNVVDPQNYYKLHESFSFRSTANEFADFLEDANDDD
- a CDS encoding DUF59 domain-containing protein, which produces MSNTIDTEALGEKIVETLKTIYDPEIPVDIYELGLIYDVFVNENFDVKILMTLTTPNCPVAEILPVEVQEKVKSIDEINDVEVEITFDPPWHQDMMSEVAKLELGFL